One Triticum dicoccoides isolate Atlit2015 ecotype Zavitan chromosome 3B, WEW_v2.0, whole genome shotgun sequence genomic window, TTTTGCCCACTTTATCCACCCCCCTCTATCAAAATGATCAAAAAGGCATTTCAAATGCTTCTTATTCCCGTGTTTGATCTTATCCATCTCTGCCCCGCTTCCATGTGGGCAGAGACCCCTGTAGAGAATGAAGAGGAGCCAATGATCTTACTCTCAAGAGTGCTTCGATAGGCTCCACTCTCTCCCCTGAATAAGTCAGGCTCCGTTAGCCTGGGCTGAGATGGGGATAACGAGTCGACGATTGAAGCCCCCAACGTTCTGCCAGACACTGGACAGGGGTAAGCTCTGTAAATGTGTAGAGCCAAGTGTGGTGTAGTAGTAGGCACTTCTAGGCCCCTTCCCGACTACTGGATCACTCCAGTGCTTCGGGTACTATGGATCCTCTGCCATCCATTGCAGCAGAGCCGTTTCATGAGCGGTGGGGGCTAAGCGCAGTTCTTTGAATCAAAGGTTTCATGAAATCGAAATCAATTCTTTTTTAGATATCTGGATAGATGGATGGATCTATCTTTCTATTCAGATATCTTTTGCAATCAGCCCCAAATCCTTGATTTGGCCAGGAAACAAAGCACTGCTTTGGGCCCAGGAAGCGAAGGGAATGAGCTCGGCTACTTCTCCCCCACACTTCTTCATTTCTTCGTGCCCCTTCCGCATGCTCTTCGCGCGCCATTGGCGCTTTGCTCTCCTCTTATTTCTTCATTGGAGGGTTCGGATGGACTTCGCCGTTCTTTCCCAACGAAAATGGAAAGGGCTGTATCACATCGAGATGTCGATTCGTTTTCCGCCCCAAATGAGATGGGGAATTAGTCACCTCTGTCCCTTCATCTTTTTGAAAGGAATCGAGGCCCGGCCTGGCTCGCGTCGTTCCAACAACCGACGGGGAGCACCTCAGTATACAATCGCGCGCAGTAACTGGGAGTCCTATTACACCTAAGGCCAACTTCCATTCACCAAACCCAGGTTCATCTCGTGTAGTGATTGTGGACTCGTACAAGGATATGCAGTCGACGGTTGATGTATCAGACTCGACCCTGTCTTTCGTAGCATGCATTCCCATCTGTGTTGCAACTGATTCGGTAAGCTACGTGTCCGGTGCACGGAAAACTGCCTTCGGTCTCCCAACCTTACTCATGGCAACCTTCCGGCCGCCCAATGACCTATAACGCTAGTCACTACTCCCACTGCGGCTAGGAAGTAAGCCCCATAACCCAAAGCGGCAAAGAACAAATAGAATTTGCTACAAAAGCCGGCTAACGGGGGTATTCCCGCGTATGAGAACATTGTAATGGAGAAGGTCATAGCCGAAATAGGATTCGTTTTGGCTAGAGCGCCCAAATCCGCTATATATTTGACACGGGTTTGCCGTAATGTTGGAACTATGGCGAATGCATCTATCATCATTGATGCATAAATAAATATACCAATTAGTAGTGATTGAATTCCTTCTATGGTTCCACATGAGAAACCAGTACGAATATAACCTACATGTCCAATTGAACTATGAGCTAGAGGTCTTTTGACTTTCATTTGGGCCATGGCGGCCAGTGCTCCTAAGATCATAGAAGCAATGCTGCAGAAAAAGAAGATTTTTTGTAATGTACCCCCATAggaagcaacaatagaaacacatgACATATTTGCAGAAATAGAGATTTTAGGCGCAATAGAAAGGAATGCTGTCACCGAGGTGGGTGAACCCTCATAGATATCAGGTGCCCACATATATAGAGTCAAAAGAGAGATTGAGTCCGAGGGAGAGGGGGGTTTTCTTGGGGCTCGAGAGATTGAATAGATAGGGCCCCACAAGTTGTTAATTCGCCGCTGGGGAATTCACACAAAAGGGAAGGACTTATTCTCAACGAAAAAAGTGCTCTCTAAACCGAACGTGAACGTTGTTTTCCATTAGACGACTGTTCACGTAACTCCACTCTCGGCTTGGATTATATATCCATTTGGTCCGCTCTCGGCCATTCCACACGCTGCCTAGCAGAGACGTGGTTATCTGAAGTGGATTCTCTCTATTGTAGTATATGCCGAACCTGCTGCTCAGTGGGCGGGCATAGCAGCTACATGGACCCCTTTCTTTATGTTGTTGCCAGCGCTTTCCCGGGCCGAGCCGGAAATCTTTATTAGAACCTCGGCAGGCAAAGCCCGAAGGAAGGCTGCTCTCCGCTCGGCCTTCTTCCTTTTTGATGAAAAACAAATCGACATCTCAATCTCCGAAAGTGTTTTCCTTACCCAGCTAATATCCCCCCCTTCGTCGAGCCTTTCCTTTAGTGGTAAGGGATATGCACCTTATCTGAACGTCGGCAGGCATTCCGGAATTCTCCTTTTTTGG contains:
- the LOC119282537 gene encoding NADH-ubiquinone oxidoreductase chain 2-like; amino-acid sequence: MWAPDIYEGSPTSVTAFLSIAPKISISANMSCVSIVASYGGTLQKIFFFCSIASMILGALAAMAQMKVKRPLAHSSIGHVGYIRTGFSCGTIEGIQSLLIGIFIYASMMIDAFAIVPTLRQTRVKYIADLGALAKTNPISAMTFSITMFSYAGIPPLAGFCSKFYLFFAALGYGAYFLAAVGVVTSVIGHWAAGRLP